In Torulaspora delbrueckii CBS 1146 chromosome 1, complete genome, one genomic interval encodes:
- the RCN2 gene encoding Rcn2p (similar to Saccharomyces cerevisiae YOR220W; ancestral locus Anc_8.640) — MDTKLKEPRTQILITDIPKKQLESKWPVELERQLFEQKFPELKRKLQYYTPLAFLNRIVLIFEDEVAAVKVYDYLKESLLGNGHSFRIYLTESLLARPRAKSVDQVRESSEQIGGKDKPVLSIDTDTSKTGVNSSSLSLGSPSLSPDRNNLDSPTLLKFDNESKLHYYQEPLPGMHKTRSPPRFSPTLKINTTASGSSGDLNRPPPSPSITINGFPH, encoded by the coding sequence ATGGACacaaagttgaaagaaccAAGAACTCAAATTCTGATTACGGATATACCAAAGAAACAACTTGAATCTAAATGGCCTGTAGAATTGGAAAGACAGctatttgaacaaaagTTCCCCGAATTAAAGCGTAAATTGCAATATTATACTCCATTGGCATTTCTCAACAGAATAGTGTTGATTTTCGAGGATGAGGTTGCGGCTGTAAAAGTATATGACTATCTGAAAGAATCGTTGCTGGGAAACGGTCATTCTTTCAGAATATATCTCACTGAATCATTGCTAGCAAGGCCGCGTGCAAAATCTGTAGATCAGGTTAGGGAATCGAGTGAACAAATAGGTGGGAAGGATAAACCGGTACTTTCGATAGACACAGACACATCTAAGACTGGGGTCAATTCATCCTCTTTATCACTTGGCAGTCCATCGTTATCTCCTGATCGAAATAATTTGGATTCTCctactttgttgaaatttgataatgagTCCAAGCTACACTACTATCAGGAACCCTTGCCGGGAATGCACAAAACACGTTCTCCCCCAAGGTTTTCTCCAACTCTCAAAATCAACACCACCGCAAGTGGTAGTAGTGGGGATCTTAATAGGCCTCCACCAAGTCCCAGTATTACGATAAACGGGTTCCCTCATTAA
- the COX11 gene encoding Cox11p (similar to Saccharomyces cerevisiae COX11 (YPL132W); ancestral locus Anc_8.641) translates to MNRIGLLRLRQPLWNVSRFSVSRQVGLARGVRFQSSNINFDKLTRAEIKYLREQKIAKERKLKSRTIAFYFSSIAIVFLGLAYAAVPLYRAICARTGYGGIPITDRRKFTDDKLIPVNTDKRIRVAFTSEVSQILPWKFIPEQREVYVQPGETALAFYKAKNNSDKDIIGMATYSITPGEAAPYFNKIQCFCFEEQKLAAGEEIDMPVFFFIDPDFVSDPAMRNIDDIILHYTFFRAHYADGSAVSDGVVTNTAEMNGRLLSPVVAEK, encoded by the coding sequence ATGAACAGGATCGGGCTGTTAAGACTCCGTCAACCATTGTGGAATGTATCACGATTTAGCGTATCGAGGCAGGTTGGTCTTGCAAGAGGTGTAAGGTTCCAGTCTTCTAATATCAATTTCGACAAGTTAACTAGAGCAGAAATCAAATACCTGCgtgaacaaaaaattgcCAAAGAACGTAAACTCAAGAGCCGTACCATTGCATTCTATTTCAGTAGTATCGCAATTGTATTTTTGGGATTAGCATATGCAGCAGTACCTCTTTACAGAGCCATCTGTGCTCGTACCGGTTACGGTGGTATACCAATCACAGATAGAAGAAAGTTTACTGATGACAAACTGATCCCAGTGAATACAGATAAGAGGATACGTGTAGCATTTACCAGTGAGGTTTCTCAGATTCTACCTTGGAAATTCATACCGGAGCAACGTGAAGTTTACGTCCAGCCCGGTGAGACGGCACTAGCATTTTACAAAGCCAAGAACAACAGTGATAAAGATATAATTGGGATGGCAACGTATAGTATCACTCCGGGTGAAGCTGCACCCTATTTTAACAAGATCCAATGCTTCTGTTTCGAAGAGCAGAAATTAGCGGCAGGTGAAGAAATCGATATGCcggttttcttcttcataGACCCAGATTTCGTCAGCGATCCCGCCATGAGAAACATCGACGACATTATCCTGCACTATACATTTTTCAGGGCTCATTATGCTGATGGATCTGCTGTCTCAGATGGAGTTGTCACGAATACTGCTGAGATGAATGGTCGACTTTTGTCGCCTGTTGTCGCCGAGAAATAA
- the RDS2 gene encoding gluconeogenesis transcription factor RDS2 (similar to Saccharomyces cerevisiae RDS2 (YPL133C); ancestral locus Anc_8.642): MSGTEKRPKKNWRSCVFCRRSHLVCDEQRPCTRCIKRDIAHLCTDENLGNSMGPTTPAPAAEESTGDIGLPPGGAEQLTSAMTRTPSFLPQQPTFVSEHVGSEFSSLNEFLNMLEDPLLVNQSDRQEKSQDDGSKPYDGQETTPIIIDEDQQLKGDNNAPTPKEHFFLTAADPSTEMTPEDRLKLVINAKLEAGLLQPYNYAQGYSRLQNYMDRYMNQYSKQRILKPLSTIRPAFRAIARSLKDVDLVLVEEGFERMLLSYDRVFTSMSMPACLWRRTGEIYRANKEFASLVDCTVDDLRDGKLAIYELMTEESAVNFWEKYGSIAFDKGQKAVLTSCNLRTRDGRRRKPCCFSFTIRRDRYNIPICIVGNFIPIS, translated from the coding sequence ATGAGTGGAACTGAAAAAAGGCCtaagaagaattggaggTCGTGCGTTTTTTGCAGAAGATCTCACTTGGTCTGCGACGAGCAACGTCCCTGTACAAGATGTATCAAACGAGATATTGCCCATCTATGTACAGATGAAAATTTGGGAAATTCAATGGGTCCTACTACACCAGCACCAGCAGCTGAAGAATCAACCGGGGATATTGGTTTGCCACCGGGAGGAGCAGAACAGCTGACCAGCGCTATGACTAGAACACCTAGTTTCCTGCCACAACAGCCTACGTTTGTATCAGAGCATGTGGGATCAGAATTCAGCTCTCTCAATGAGTTCTTGAACATGTTGGAAGATCCTCTCCTGGTGAATCAATCGGATCGACAGGAGAAATCGCAGGACGATGGATCGAAACCTTATGACGGTCAAGAAACAACTCCGATAATTATAGATGAGGATCAACAATTGAAAGGCGATAACAATGCTCCAACACCGAAAGAACATTTCTTTCTGACAGCTGCAGATCCCTCGACTGAAATGACTCCAGAGGATCGATTGAAGCTGGTGATAAATGCCAAACTAGAGGCGGGACTGCTGCAACCATACAACTATGCACAGGGTTATTCCAGATTACAAAACTATATGGACAGATACATGAACCAATATTCCAAACAACGAATTCTAAAACCTCTTTCGACGATTCGTCCAGCGTTTAGAGCCATTGCAAGGTCCTTGAAGGACGTCGATTTGGTTCTCGTAGAAGAaggttttgaaagaatgtTACTATCGTACGATCGCGTCTTCACATCCATGAGTATGCCAGCGTGCCTATGGAGACGCACGGGTGAAATCTATAGGGCGAACAAGGAATTTGCGTCTCTGGTCGATTGCACCGTTGACGATCTGCGCGACGGGAAACTTGCAATTTATGAATTAATGACTGAGGAAAGTGCCGTTAACTTTTGGGAGAAATATGGTTCTATCGCATTCGATAAAGGCCAAAAAGCTGTGTTAACGAGCTGTAACTTGCGAACCAGAGATGGCCGTAGGCGAAAACCTTGTTGTTTTAGTTTCA